In Sphingomonas psychrotolerans, the following proteins share a genomic window:
- a CDS encoding type 2 periplasmic-binding domain-containing protein translates to MKRFKNALFLATVASSALASSFAQAQVTASNDGERAVHGTGATSIQGVLVQELNCVDGNSSLGLIGTSTTAGTVSTIAEPTNLPSPSGVFNCSTQSLFPGFLGRYIGSGSGTGRSSWVAPGTLTSTAAFQIGAANPNPFATWTKIQFAFADSSVTDGDLTTYTGGAAQTNGGAPVMFPKFVLPVAIAYSPTYGHNDTTGSDYSFNIQFPQLILNNVIGAGGLRMSQATYCGVFNGSITNFLDASFTTDNGGVSLMDADDGTENPGRWGTDGVPVRLVGRLDRSGTTDIFTRALAAQCGTGASNNYKRNAETLPYNRGESATTRPTFGTVRADTGLQTTSTQPEAGSGTATLVGSEYFNGTAIVVPAENAGKAATSYPIGVNGSGRFLVADGSGRVASAIKFAPDYASPSKAVVKLNGKIGYIGADYIDGSPSAPGGLKAAALKGGTSGSWFMPSAANATTAFGTVLPPQSDSSGTLVDNVADTRQVHIPTYKGGGANVFGNATRDNPLAWYEVIYTGTGLANPTNGYPITGSTQYLGYTCYAADGTGSNAAAIRNFLNFNTDYVTTLDAAGANRTGLFTRVAATYNNSGLLARSNIGALPASWQHAVRQTFLVNSAEVSSVNGTLGGYNLYVSDSSGSNSTCTSRAGI, encoded by the coding sequence ATGAAGCGTTTCAAGAACGCGCTGTTTCTGGCGACCGTCGCCTCCAGCGCTCTCGCCTCGTCCTTCGCCCAGGCACAGGTTACGGCCAGCAATGACGGCGAGCGCGCGGTGCACGGCACCGGCGCTACGTCGATCCAAGGCGTGCTCGTCCAGGAGCTCAACTGCGTCGACGGCAATTCGAGCCTCGGCCTGATCGGCACCTCGACCACCGCCGGCACCGTCTCGACGATCGCCGAGCCGACCAACCTGCCGTCGCCGTCGGGCGTCTTCAACTGCTCGACCCAGTCGCTCTTTCCGGGCTTCCTCGGCCGCTATATCGGTTCGGGCTCGGGCACCGGTCGCAGCTCGTGGGTTGCCCCCGGCACGCTCACTTCGACCGCCGCATTCCAGATCGGCGCGGCCAATCCGAACCCCTTCGCCACCTGGACCAAGATCCAGTTCGCTTTCGCCGACTCCTCGGTGACCGACGGCGATCTCACCACCTATACGGGCGGTGCCGCGCAGACCAATGGCGGCGCGCCGGTCATGTTCCCGAAGTTCGTGCTCCCGGTCGCGATCGCCTATAGCCCGACCTACGGTCACAACGACACCACGGGTTCGGACTACAGCTTCAACATCCAGTTCCCGCAGCTCATCCTCAACAACGTCATCGGCGCCGGCGGCCTGCGCATGAGCCAGGCGACCTATTGCGGCGTGTTCAACGGCAGCATCACCAACTTCCTGGACGCCAGCTTCACCACCGACAATGGCGGCGTGAGCCTGATGGATGCCGATGACGGCACCGAGAATCCGGGTCGTTGGGGCACGGACGGCGTTCCGGTCCGTCTCGTCGGCCGTCTCGACCGCTCGGGCACGACAGACATCTTCACCCGCGCGCTTGCCGCGCAGTGCGGAACCGGCGCGAGCAACAACTACAAGCGCAACGCCGAGACGCTGCCGTACAACCGCGGCGAGTCGGCGACGACCCGTCCGACCTTCGGCACGGTTCGCGCGGACACGGGTCTGCAGACCACGAGCACCCAGCCTGAAGCGGGCTCGGGCACGGCAACGCTGGTCGGTTCCGAATATTTCAACGGCACCGCCATCGTCGTACCGGCCGAAAATGCCGGCAAGGCAGCGACCTCCTATCCGATCGGCGTCAACGGCAGCGGCCGGTTCCTCGTCGCCGATGGCAGCGGCCGCGTCGCCAGCGCGATCAAGTTCGCGCCCGACTATGCCTCGCCCTCGAAGGCAGTCGTCAAGCTCAACGGCAAGATCGGCTATATCGGCGCCGATTATATCGACGGCTCGCCGAGCGCGCCGGGCGGCCTGAAGGCAGCGGCACTGAAGGGGGGCACCTCGGGGTCGTGGTTCATGCCGAGCGCGGCGAACGCCACCACCGCCTTCGGTACGGTCCTGCCGCCGCAGTCGGACAGCAGCGGCACGCTGGTCGACAATGTCGCCGATACGCGCCAGGTCCATATCCCGACCTACAAGGGCGGCGGCGCGAACGTGTTCGGCAATGCCACGCGCGACAACCCGCTCGCCTGGTACGAAGTGATCTATACCGGCACCGGGCTCGCGAACCCGACCAACGGTTATCCGATCACGGGCTCGACCCAGTATCTGGGCTATACCTGCTACGCCGCCGACGGCACCGGTTCGAACGCAGCGGCAATACGCAACTTCCTGAACTTCAACACCGACTATGTCACGACGCTCGACGCAGCCGGCGCCAACCGCACCGGTCTCTTCACCCGCGTTGCCGCGACGTACAACAACTCGGGCCTGCTCGCGCGTTCGAACATCGGCGCGCTTCCGGCTTCGTGGCAGCACGCGGTTCGCCAGACCTTCCTGGTGAACTCGGCCGAAGTCTCGAGCGTCAACGGCACGCTCGGCGGCTACAACCTCTACGTGTCGGACTCGAGCGGTTCGAACTCGACCTGCACCAGCCGTGCCGGCATCTAA
- a CDS encoding GspE/PulE family protein gives MPGAPEPAEARATAERAPGLASMLAARGLLPEEGLQRALLIERESGERLDAVVTRLGMLSEDRLVTELASFCGLAAIGAEAFPATPIEGPELSLAFLRDIRALPVAIDADVVHIVVSNPFDPFVVQAFAFMFQRQVERVVGRASDIDAAIERLYHGQRASADAVEDAVDDEDLERLKDLVSDAPVIRAVNRLIANAVDQRASDIHIEPGDDGLAIRFRIDGMLRDAGRLPVAMRAPLVSRIKVMARLNIAERRLPQDGRMRISVRGHEIDLRVATAPSIHGESVVMRILDRSKLALDFAALGFDAALTGRLREAITRPHGIVLVTGPTGSGKTTTLYAALSELNAPEHKLLTVEDPIEYRLDGVIQTQVNPAIGFTFGSALRSFLRQDPDVMMVGEIRDTETAQIAVQAALTGHMILSTLHTNTAAGAVSRLLDMDVEPFLLGSVLTGVLAQRLVRRLCPDCRTPYDPREDAPEALRPLLEAEGIHRLYHPVGCVRCGGSGYSGRIALLEFLRVDVAVSRLILRRADTREILAAAEQGGMRSLAADGVAKAGEGLTTIEEVLRVASGDG, from the coding sequence GTGCCAGGCGCGCCGGAGCCGGCGGAAGCACGCGCGACAGCGGAGCGCGCCCCCGGCCTGGCCTCGATGCTCGCCGCGCGGGGGCTGCTTCCCGAGGAAGGACTGCAGCGCGCCTTGCTGATCGAGCGCGAGTCGGGGGAGCGCCTCGACGCCGTCGTGACCCGGCTCGGGATGCTCTCGGAGGACCGGCTCGTCACCGAGCTGGCCAGCTTTTGCGGTCTTGCCGCGATCGGTGCCGAGGCCTTTCCCGCCACGCCGATCGAAGGTCCCGAACTCTCGCTCGCCTTTCTCCGCGATATCCGGGCGCTGCCGGTCGCGATCGACGCAGATGTGGTCCACATCGTCGTGTCGAACCCGTTCGATCCGTTCGTGGTGCAGGCCTTCGCCTTCATGTTCCAGCGGCAGGTGGAGCGGGTGGTGGGACGGGCCAGCGACATCGATGCGGCGATCGAGCGGCTCTATCATGGCCAGCGGGCGAGCGCCGACGCGGTGGAAGACGCCGTCGACGACGAAGATCTCGAGCGGCTGAAGGACCTGGTAAGCGACGCGCCGGTGATTCGCGCGGTCAATCGCCTGATCGCGAACGCGGTCGACCAGCGCGCCTCCGACATCCATATCGAGCCCGGCGACGACGGGCTGGCGATCCGCTTCCGGATCGATGGGATGCTGCGCGATGCGGGGCGGCTGCCGGTGGCAATGCGCGCGCCTCTGGTCTCGCGCATCAAGGTGATGGCGCGGCTCAACATCGCCGAGCGGCGGCTCCCACAGGACGGGCGGATGCGCATTTCGGTGCGCGGCCACGAGATCGACCTGCGCGTCGCCACGGCGCCGTCGATCCATGGCGAGAGCGTCGTGATGCGGATCCTCGACCGCTCGAAGCTCGCGCTCGATTTCGCCGCGCTCGGCTTCGACGCTGCGCTGACCGGGCGGCTGCGCGAGGCGATCACGCGCCCGCATGGAATCGTATTGGTCACTGGCCCGACCGGCAGCGGCAAGACCACCACGCTCTATGCCGCATTGTCCGAACTCAATGCGCCCGAACACAAGCTGCTCACGGTCGAGGACCCGATCGAGTACCGCCTCGACGGAGTCATCCAGACCCAGGTCAATCCGGCGATCGGCTTCACCTTCGGATCGGCGCTGCGTTCGTTCCTGCGCCAAGATCCCGACGTGATGATGGTCGGCGAGATCCGCGACACCGAGACGGCACAAATCGCAGTCCAGGCGGCGCTCACCGGGCACATGATCCTTTCGACGCTGCACACCAACACCGCGGCGGGCGCGGTCTCGCGGCTGCTCGACATGGACGTCGAGCCGTTCCTGCTCGGCTCGGTGCTGACCGGGGTGCTCGCGCAGCGGCTCGTGCGCCGGCTCTGCCCCGACTGCCGGACGCCGTACGATCCGCGCGAGGACGCGCCCGAGGCGCTGCGTCCGCTGCTCGAGGCCGAGGGTATCCACCGCCTCTATCATCCGGTCGGCTGCGTCCGGTGCGGCGGCAGCGGCTATTCGGGGCGAATCGCCCTGCTCGAATTCCTGCGAGTCGACGTGGCGGTGTCGCGTCTCATCCTGCGCCGCGCGGACACCCGCGAGATCCTCGCCGCCGCGGAGCAGGGCGGCATGCGCAGCCTCGCCGCGGACGGCGTGGCCAAGGCAGGCGAGGGGCTGACGACGATCGAGGAAGTCCTGCGCGTCGCGAGCGGGGACGGGTGA
- a CDS encoding type II secretion system F family protein — MATWRYRAIRPDGSALTGQMDALDRDDAVANLRRNGAIPFELVVVPPRAPGRPRRAGAKARAAACTCISELAVLIDAGLQLDRALALAIENVEDKSVAAHLADILREVREGAPLSRAMARKPDLFSATAIAMTEAGEANGRLGEALSRLAATLEQDAELRRLIGSSMIYPIALLVIAVGVVLLMLLFVVPQFESMFASAADRLPAATVVVMTASRGLRDYGLAMLLAVAVAGFVAAIALRRPAVRLARDRMVLALPLLGELVRRIDTARFARTLGALIEGEVALPAALALARRTISNQVLGETIARVADGVKEGGGLTAPLAASGALPRLAIGFLRTGEETSQLGMMLGRLADVLDRDIRTRIERLIGILTPVITVVLGTTVAAIIASIMSAILGFNDLALTS, encoded by the coding sequence ATGGCGACGTGGCGCTATCGCGCGATCCGCCCTGACGGATCCGCGCTGACCGGACAGATGGACGCGTTGGACCGCGACGATGCGGTGGCGAATCTGCGGCGGAACGGCGCCATCCCGTTCGAGTTGGTCGTCGTTCCGCCGCGCGCGCCGGGGCGACCACGGCGTGCCGGCGCGAAGGCGCGGGCGGCCGCATGCACCTGTATCAGCGAGCTCGCAGTGCTGATCGATGCCGGACTCCAGCTCGATCGCGCGCTCGCGCTGGCGATCGAGAATGTCGAGGACAAGAGCGTCGCGGCCCATCTGGCCGACATATTGCGCGAGGTCCGCGAAGGGGCGCCCCTGTCGCGTGCGATGGCGCGCAAGCCCGATCTCTTCTCCGCCACCGCCATCGCGATGACCGAGGCCGGCGAGGCCAATGGAAGGCTCGGCGAGGCGCTGTCGCGGCTCGCGGCGACGCTGGAGCAGGACGCCGAGCTGCGTCGCCTGATCGGATCGTCGATGATCTATCCGATCGCCTTGCTGGTTATCGCGGTCGGCGTGGTGCTGCTCATGCTGCTGTTCGTCGTGCCGCAGTTCGAAAGCATGTTCGCCAGCGCCGCAGACCGGCTTCCCGCCGCGACCGTCGTGGTGATGACCGCCAGCCGCGGACTGCGCGACTATGGCCTCGCGATGCTGCTCGCGGTCGCGGTCGCCGGGTTCGTGGCGGCGATCGCGCTTCGCCGCCCCGCGGTCCGGCTCGCCCGCGATCGGATGGTGCTGGCGTTGCCGCTGCTCGGCGAGCTCGTCCGTCGGATCGACACCGCGCGGTTCGCGCGCACGCTCGGCGCGCTGATCGAAGGCGAAGTGGCCTTGCCCGCGGCGCTGGCATTGGCGCGCCGGACGATTTCCAATCAGGTGCTGGGGGAAACCATCGCGCGCGTCGCCGACGGCGTGAAGGAAGGCGGCGGGCTCACCGCGCCGCTCGCCGCATCGGGCGCGCTGCCGCGGCTCGCGATCGGCTTCCTGCGCACCGGCGAGGAGACCTCGCAGCTCGGCATGATGCTGGGCCGCCTCGCCGACGTGCTCGATCGCGACATCCGCACGCGGATCGAGCGGCTGATCGGCATCCTGACCCCCGTGATTACCGTAGTGCTGGGAACGACGGTCGCCGCGATCATCGCCTCGATCATGTCGGCGATTCTCGGATTCAACGATCTCGCGCTGACATCATGA
- the gspG gene encoding type II secretion system major pseudopilin GspG — MKTRHGREAGFTLLELLVVLAILGLLAAIVGPQVMKYLDSSKSQSARVQAKNVAAALNLFKLDATRYPTQEEGVAALVKQPPNVPNWNGPYLAEQSAIVDPWGRPYLLRIPGEHGEVDVYSLGADGQPGGTGEARDVGDY; from the coding sequence ATGAAAACAAGGCACGGACGCGAAGCGGGCTTCACGCTGCTCGAACTGCTGGTGGTGCTCGCCATCCTCGGGCTGCTCGCGGCGATCGTCGGCCCGCAGGTGATGAAATATCTCGACAGCTCGAAATCGCAATCGGCGCGGGTGCAGGCGAAGAACGTCGCCGCGGCGCTTAACCTCTTCAAGCTCGACGCGACCCGCTATCCGACGCAGGAGGAAGGCGTCGCGGCGCTGGTCAAGCAGCCGCCCAACGTGCCCAACTGGAACGGCCCCTATCTGGCCGAGCAGTCGGCGATCGTCGATCCGTGGGGCCGCCCCTATCTGCTGCGGATCCCGGGCGAGCACGGCGAAGTGGATGTCTATTCGCTGGGCGCGGACGGGCAGCCGGGCGGGACCGGCGAGGCCCGCGATGTCGGCGATTATTGA
- a CDS encoding pilus assembly FimT family protein → MSAIIERPRRHSAAPTCGFTLVELLVILAILSLMAGIVFPSVEKAMRRQSFVDSARRVELGLRSARAAAVGGGMAVRFVAARDGHGFRYAGREDRLPETATIALPDRGIQFFADGSAIGGPVEVSDGRFSQRLFVDDALGLIERAR, encoded by the coding sequence ATGTCGGCGATTATTGAGCGGCCGCGCCGCCATTCCGCCGCGCCGACCTGCGGATTCACGCTGGTCGAGCTCCTCGTGATCCTCGCTATCCTGTCGCTCATGGCCGGAATCGTCTTTCCCTCGGTTGAGAAGGCGATGCGGCGACAGAGCTTCGTCGATTCGGCGCGGCGGGTGGAGCTGGGCCTCCGTTCGGCGCGCGCCGCCGCGGTGGGGGGCGGGATGGCCGTCCGCTTCGTCGCGGCGCGTGACGGCCATGGCTTTCGCTACGCCGGTCGTGAAGACCGCCTGCCGGAGACGGCTACGATCGCGTTGCCGGACCGGGGCATCCAGTTCTTCGCCGATGGAAGCGCGATCGGCGGCCCCGTCGAGGTGTCGGACGGTCGCTTCAGCCAGCGGCTTTTCGTCGATGACGCGCTCGGCCTGATCGAGCGCGCGCGATGA
- a CDS encoding type II secretion system protein: MSKDASGFSLVETLVALAVIAAMSALLFEMVSANAGFAQATAKRREAVLLAESLLAATTAPSDSHTVADTGKARGFNWRITRARRGGGARDTGIPLEEVRITVTDGTTGRSLTSVQTLRLAH, from the coding sequence ATGAGCAAAGACGCTTCCGGCTTCAGTCTGGTCGAGACGCTGGTCGCGCTCGCGGTGATCGCGGCGATGTCGGCGCTGCTGTTCGAAATGGTGAGCGCGAACGCGGGTTTCGCGCAGGCGACTGCAAAACGCCGCGAGGCCGTTCTTCTCGCCGAGTCGTTGCTCGCCGCGACGACCGCGCCCAGCGACTCGCATACCGTCGCCGACACCGGCAAAGCCCGTGGCTTCAACTGGCGGATCACCCGCGCCCGACGCGGCGGCGGCGCGCGCGACACTGGCATCCCGCTCGAAGAGGTACGTATCACCGTCACCGATGGGACGACGGGCCGAAGCCTCACCAGCGTTCAGACGCTTCGGCTCGCGCACTGA
- a CDS encoding prepilin-type N-terminal cleavage/methylation domain-containing protein yields the protein MNRANASGFTLIELLVGLALMGMAASMLLAVLRMAGLIALHERMRASGLDEVIAAQRTLRIGIERLRPVARLDTARPVIEFRGNEAMLNYIAPPPDRHAPQALQRFRLIRTATGDLVLYAASTRKSRIDPRGYDLTGWTPTTLLRDTASLSISYRGVPITGGERAWLNRWWDRTSPPELIRIRVEFAAGDRRQWPDLLIRPHVATTTCFVDQVTGGCGAEQ from the coding sequence GTGAACCGTGCGAACGCGTCGGGGTTCACGCTGATCGAATTGCTCGTCGGGCTGGCGCTGATGGGAATGGCCGCGTCGATGCTTCTCGCGGTCCTGCGGATGGCGGGGCTGATCGCGTTGCATGAGCGGATGCGCGCCTCGGGCCTGGACGAAGTCATCGCCGCGCAGCGCACCTTGCGGATCGGGATAGAGCGGCTTCGGCCGGTGGCGCGCCTCGATACTGCGAGACCGGTGATCGAGTTCCGCGGAAATGAGGCGATGCTGAACTACATCGCGCCGCCACCCGATCGGCACGCGCCGCAAGCGCTCCAGCGTTTTCGGCTAATACGCACCGCCACGGGCGACCTGGTTCTCTATGCGGCGAGCACGCGCAAGTCGCGGATCGACCCGCGCGGCTACGATCTCACCGGCTGGACGCCGACGACACTGCTGCGGGACACGGCCAGTCTGTCGATCAGCTACCGCGGCGTCCCCATCACTGGCGGCGAGCGCGCCTGGCTGAACCGTTGGTGGGACCGGACAAGCCCGCCTGAGCTGATCCGTATCCGGGTCGAATTCGCCGCGGGCGACCGGCGCCAATGGCCCGATCTGCTGATCCGGCCGCACGTGGCGACCACCACCTGTTTCGTCGACCAGGTGACCGGCGGATGCGGAGCGGAGCAATGA
- a CDS encoding PilN domain-containing protein: protein MNARVLLDADMQTMGRWLLQGWRWWADEIRGLLPARLPGARAGNTARFAMEQGALVALAGGRSRARAAPKPGTRGTIVIPPADCLIRSITRPAIGERDLRRMVAFEADALLPIPAGSALVAARVAGSAEAGKIRIQVAGLPIDKARAIAGVATAAGLVPAAVVIEEEDRRAPPLDFAPAMREAGLLATRRSATTLLWGLVAVLLLLNLTLWVWRDAARVARFERLVAEQQPAVAVAQKIARRGEQDQRLIARSLTLRRVHDPLRVLAAVGDALPQGAWLQRFVWDGETVRLAGYRPARADVATALRRSGRFSDVRNMGQETQATMPTGDPFDLAARVGR, encoded by the coding sequence ATGAACGCGCGGGTGCTTCTCGATGCGGACATGCAGACGATGGGTCGATGGCTGCTTCAGGGCTGGCGCTGGTGGGCCGACGAGATTCGCGGGTTGCTGCCCGCCCGATTGCCAGGGGCGCGCGCAGGCAACACGGCTAGGTTCGCAATGGAGCAGGGCGCGCTCGTCGCGCTTGCGGGCGGCAGAAGCCGCGCCCGCGCGGCACCGAAGCCGGGAACGCGCGGGACGATCGTGATCCCGCCCGCCGATTGCCTGATACGATCGATCACGCGGCCGGCGATCGGCGAACGCGATTTGCGGCGCATGGTCGCATTCGAGGCCGATGCGCTGCTGCCGATCCCAGCGGGTTCGGCGCTGGTGGCGGCGCGGGTCGCGGGCAGCGCGGAAGCGGGCAAGATCCGGATCCAGGTCGCGGGGCTGCCGATCGACAAAGCCCGCGCGATCGCCGGCGTCGCAACCGCTGCCGGACTGGTTCCGGCGGCCGTGGTGATTGAGGAAGAGGATCGCCGCGCGCCGCCGCTCGACTTCGCGCCGGCGATGCGCGAGGCCGGCCTGCTCGCGACCCGGCGGAGCGCCACCACCCTGCTATGGGGGCTGGTCGCGGTCCTGCTGTTGCTCAACCTGACCCTGTGGGTGTGGCGCGATGCCGCGCGGGTGGCGCGGTTCGAACGGCTCGTCGCGGAGCAGCAGCCCGCAGTCGCCGTCGCGCAGAAGATCGCGCGTCGCGGCGAGCAGGACCAGCGTCTCATCGCGCGGTCGCTGACGTTGCGGCGCGTGCACGATCCGTTGCGCGTCCTCGCCGCGGTCGGCGACGCGCTGCCGCAAGGCGCATGGCTCCAGCGCTTCGTCTGGGACGGCGAGACGGTTCGCCTCGCGGGCTATCGCCCGGCCAGGGCCGATGTCGCGACGGCGCTGCGCCGCTCCGGCCGCTTCTCTGACGTGCGCAACATGGGGCAGGAGACTCAGGCGACGATGCCGACCGGCGATCCTTTCGATCTTGCCGCAAGGGTCGGGCGTTGA
- the gspM gene encoding type II secretion system protein GspM, whose amino-acid sequence MIRPVSARERRLIALLILTALIAAGYFLIVAPVVAGFQSRAERFDRLALTYTHNLRTIATIPRLRREAELRRAASVSFVAAAGNAEAGREWLKDRLQRAVDSAGGAFREGSDAEASPGWARARASARMTLPQLAAALAHLQNQPPWLIVETVSITAGNVIVPGQAPSMDMEIEASIPLRPAAAR is encoded by the coding sequence TTGATCCGCCCCGTTTCCGCCCGCGAGCGGCGCCTGATCGCGCTGCTGATCCTCACCGCGCTGATCGCGGCCGGCTATTTCCTGATCGTCGCGCCGGTCGTGGCGGGCTTCCAGTCGCGGGCCGAGCGGTTCGACCGGCTCGCACTGACTTATACGCACAATCTTCGCACCATCGCCACGATCCCGCGGCTGCGCCGCGAGGCCGAACTGCGGCGCGCGGCCAGCGTCTCTTTCGTCGCGGCCGCAGGGAATGCCGAGGCGGGACGCGAATGGCTCAAGGACCGGTTGCAACGCGCGGTCGACAGCGCCGGCGGCGCGTTCCGCGAAGGCAGCGATGCCGAAGCGTCTCCGGGCTGGGCGCGGGCGCGCGCCTCGGCGCGGATGACGCTGCCGCAGCTCGCTGCCGCGCTGGCACATCTGCAGAATCAGCCGCCTTGGCTCATCGTCGAGACCGTCAGCATCACTGCCGGCAATGTGATCGTCCCCGGTCAAGCCCCCAGCATGGACATGGAAATTGAAGCTTCGATCCCGCTTCGCCCTGCCGCCGCTCGATAG